One region of Armigeres subalbatus isolate Guangzhou_Male chromosome 3, GZ_Asu_2, whole genome shotgun sequence genomic DNA includes:
- the LOC134226236 gene encoding ubiquitin-associated domain-containing protein 1 isoform X2, translating into MKRIRKFIATRCAPQLSSVFNRVYRIDRDRPTMAEGGGSSLFPSCPRQSSVSLGRPGSSSTSESHLLAVEGCSSQHHSRKTTLLLRIISPRGGIVCIEVPQDCNGSQLKTHALEQFASCSFSLPHFSSDIDQLVGMYKLIRTKNRTAFLDGHTLQKLGVRNEEEFLLVVKRTDFIPTEDNLKGPTIAEVLAATKQVPLSRTNQATANFNVGMLQTDLQQDLRRILISLARASAFVIGSGSCAEKLIALFNQRLVNRRRHQVRSVETLLEMGFSLDKIHQAMEITKNVFPAALDWLIQNDSSVKLLNCDTSTEISTRTNSAVSDNNEASTSSGDRAPPLAEAEPDIDEPANTSNVPSNCGSPGGEDEQRDEIPDQKDKSEENKTQACRKIDHVEVLLDIIRQYSDRDVYPASEMVASIVEMGFSEKNVREALVATRNNQSAACEWLLGNRSKSLTELRDGLPQDSPILQVLLSSPQVQISLGNPKMFIALLSMLDNSSTMTMWLSDNDISSVLGHILRTYHEEKHIVAINQFNNAQSFN; encoded by the exons ACAAAGCTCCGTTTCCTTGGGACGACCCGGTTCCAGCTCCACATCCGAAAGTCACCTGTTAGCCGTTGAGGGCTGCTCCTCGCAACATCACAGCCGAAAGACGACTCTTCTGTTGCGCATCATCAGTCCACGTGGTGGCATCGTTTGCATAGAGGTTCCCCAGGATTGCAATGGTAGTCAGCTGAAAACCCACGCGCTGGAACAGTTTGCCAGTTGTTCTTTCTCGTTGCCCCATTTCTCATCGGATATTGATCAGCTGGTGGGCATGTATAAGCTGATACGAACGAAAAATAGGACCGCCTTCCTGGATGGACACACGCTACAGAAGCTAGGCGTTCGCAATGAGG AGGAATTTTTGTTGGTGGTAAAACGAACGGATTTTATACCTACGGAGGATAACCTTAAAGGACCAACCATAGCTGAAGTGCTAGCTGCGACAAAGCAAGTTCCTCTGTCACGTACCAATCAGGCAACAGCAAATTTCAATGTTGGGATGCTGCAAACCGAT TTGCAGCAGGATCTCCGTAGAATTCTTATTTCCCTCGCACGTGCCTCCGCTTTTGTGATAGGGTCCGGTTCTTGCGCGGAAAAGTTAATCGCTTTGTTCAATCAAAGGCTGGTCAACCGACGTCGGCATCAGGTTCGATCAGTCGAAACGCTCCTCGAGATGGGATTCTCGCTGGATAAAATTCATCAAGCAATGGAAATCACCAA AAATGTGTTCCCCGCCGCTCTGGATTGGCTAATACAAAACGATAGCTCGGTAAAGCTGCTCAACTGTGATACGAGTACAGAAATAAGTACAAGAACGAACTCCGCTGTTAGCGACAACAACGAAGCATCGACCAGTTCTGGCGATCGAGCACCGCCTCTGGCCGAAGCGGAACCAGACATCGACGAACCAGCAAATACCTCCAATGTGCCCTCGAACTGTGGTAGCCCCGGCGGCGAGGATGAGCAACGAGATGAAATCCCAGACCAGAAAGATAAAAGTGAAGAAAACAAAACGCAGGCCTGTCGCAAAATTGATCACGTGGAAGTGTTATTGGACATCATTCGGCAATACTCGGATCGGGATGTCTACCCGGCATCGGAGATGGTTGCTTCCATAGTCGAGATGGGTTTCAGCGAGAAAAATGTACGGGAAGCATTGGTTGCGACCAGGAATAATCAATCTGCGGCG TGTGAATGGCTGCTGGGAAATAGAAGTAAAAGTTTAACCGAATTACGGGATGGATTGCCTCAGGATTCTCCGATTCTACAAGTGCTACTATCCTCTCCTCAAGTACAAATTAGCTTAGGAAATCCAAAAATGTTTATAG CGCTCCTCTCCATGCTAGATAATTCCTCAACAATGACGATGTGGCTTAGTGATAACGACATCTCTTCAGTTCTAGGCCACATATTGCGTACGTACCACGAAGAGAAACACATTGTGGCAATCAATCAGTTCAACAACGCACAAAGCTTCAACTAA